Within Metabacillus sp. KUDC1714, the genomic segment GAAAGGTACAATACTACTGCTTCTCCATATCCTTAACTCTTTCCTCTACAAATTCTTTTACAAAATCCTCAGTCACATGCTGAAGAAACGATTGATATACCGGCTGAAGATTATCAAGCCATTTCCCCTGTTCTTCTTCGGTTAAATAATGAATGTCAATTGAGGATTCTCTCTCTATCACACCTAATTGAGCTTTGTTCATTTTCATCGACTCTTCTAACATCCAGGTAGTTGTCTCATCCATTGCATCTGTCAAACTAGATTGAACATCTTCAGGGAGATGATCCCAAAACTCTTTATTCATTAACACAGCATAGCCTAAAAAACCGTGGTTACTTATTGTCATATAATTTTGAAGCTCATATAGACGTCTAGAATATATATTAGAAATTGTATTTTCCTGTCCTTCAAACTTTTCCTCTTCTAATGACATATAGACTTGATCAAAAGGCATAACGATCGGCTCAGCTCCTAGGCGTTCAAACTGTTCTTCAATCATAGCGCTTGGCATAATCCGAAAACGTTGACCCTTAAAATCTTCAGGCTTTTTCAATGAACTTTCACTGCTTGTCATTTGTTTAAAGCCATTGCTCCATAATGCCATCCCTGTTATGTTTTCATCTTCATGGAGCCGTAAAAAGCTGTTTCCAATTTCACTAGAAAAGACAGACGTGATATCCTCGTTTTTTTGAAACAAAAAGGGTAGATCAAATAGTCCCCATTCAGGTGCTAGTTTTGTCATTTTTGATAAGGACGGTGCAATCATTTGAACATCGTTATTCATTAACGCATCTAACTCTTGTTCATCAGTATATAGAGTACCATTTGGGATCACCTCTACTTTAACTAAACCATCTGTTTTTTCATCAGCTAATTCAGCAAATTTCTGCGCAGCTAAACCTTTGGGCGTATTTTCAGCAACAACGTGGCTAAATCGAATAATGATTTGATCTGACAATCCCTCTTGTTCATCGTCAAAACTAATTTCTTCCTGTTTAAATCGATCAAAAGGATAAAAAAAGATAGCTAAGATCATGATCATCACAAAGAAACTCGAGCCTATTAAATACTTCATCTCTCTAACTACCCCCATATTTATGTAATAGTAATTGTAACACGCGTCATTTTCCATGGTAAAATAAAGTTCAACTTCCTTCAGGGAGAAGTCTTTTCATTCTCACTGAAGGTTAGTTGACCTTATCGGACATTTACTGGCAGTTTCACTCATATCGTGCTTCTATCTATTCTTTCATGTAAAGAATAGGTCAGTATACTGCCAGTTAATGTGGGATAAAGTTCAACTTCCTTCAGGGAGAAGTCTTTTCATTCTCACTGAAGGTTAGTTGACCTTATCGGACATTTACTGGCAGTTTCACTCATATCGTGCTTCTATCTATTCTTTCATGTAAAGAATAGGTCAGTATACTGCCAGTTAATGTGGGATAAAGTTCAACTTCCTTCAGGGAGAAGTCTTTTCATTCTCACTGAAGGTTAGTTGACCTTATCGGACATTTACTGGCAGTTTCACTCATATCGTGCTTCTATCTATTCTTTCATGTAAAGAATAGGTCAGTATACTGCCAGTTAATGTGGGATAAAGTTCAACTTCCTTCAGGGAGAAGTCTTTTCATTCTCACTGAAGGTTAGTTGACCTTATCGGACATTTACTGGCAGTTTCACTCATATCGTGCTTCTATCTATTCTTTCATGTAAAGAATAGGTCAGTATACTGCCAGTTAATGTGGGATAAAGTTCAACTTCCTTCAGGGAGAAGTCTTTTCATTCTCACTGAAGGTTAGTTGACCTTATCGGACATTTACTGGCAGTTTCACTCATATCGTGCTTCTATCTATTCTTTCATGTAAAGAATAGGTCAGTATACTGCCAGTTAATGTGGGATAAAGTTCAACTTCCTTCAGGGAGAAGTCTTTTCATTCTCACTGAAGGTTAGTTGACCTTATCGGACATTTACTGGCAGTTTCACCCGTATCGAGCTTCTATCTATTCTTTCATGTAATGAATAGGTCAGTATACTGCCAGTTAATGTGGGATAAAGTTCAACTTCCTTCAGGGAGAAGTCTTTTCATTCTCACTGAAGGTTAGTTGACCTTATCGGACATTTACTGCCAGTTTCACTCATATCGAGCTTCTATCTATTCTCTTATGTAAAGAATAGTAGAATACTGCCAGTTAATGTGGGGTAAAGTTCAACTTCCTTTAGGAAGAAGTCTTAGAAAGAGCCTAAAAAAAGAAAGGAACTCTTTATGCAGCGTTTATCCATACAAACAAAAATAATGGGTTTAATCTTTTTTATTGTGGGATTTTCCCTTT encodes:
- a CDS encoding DctP family TRAP transporter solute-binding subunit; the protein is MKYLIGSSFFVMIMILAIFFYPFDRFKQEEISFDDEQEGLSDQIIIRFSHVVAENTPKGLAAQKFAELADEKTDGLVKVEVIPNGTLYTDEQELDALMNNDVQMIAPSLSKMTKLAPEWGLFDLPFLFQKNEDITSVFSSEIGNSFLRLHEDENITGMALWSNGFKQMTSSESSLKKPEDFKGQRFRIMPSAMIEEQFERLGAEPIVMPFDQVYMSLEEEKFEGQENTISNIYSRRLYELQNYMTISNHGFLGYAVLMNKEFWDHLPEDVQSSLTDAMDETTTWMLEESMKMNKAQLGVIERESSIDIHYLTEEEQGKWLDNLQPVYQSFLQHVTEDFVKEFVEERVKDMEKQ